In the genome of Vicia villosa cultivar HV-30 ecotype Madison, WI linkage group LG7, Vvil1.0, whole genome shotgun sequence, one region contains:
- the LOC131617806 gene encoding indole-3-acetate O-methyltransferase 1-like: MAMASVEKNTVESNLEKLFSMKSGKGEASYANNSQAQAIHAKSMIHFLRETLDQVKLGNGEDKAFVVADLGCSSGSNTINMMNVIINHIIQRYEAIGCNPPEFSAFFSDLPSNDFNSLFQLLPPIAEGVSMEECLATEKERSYFVAGVPGSFYRRLFPARTVDVFHSAFSLHWLSKIPDCVVDESSIEYNKGKVFIHGANEATANAYKEQFKADLANFLSARSVEMKKEGSMFLVCLGRTSEDPTEQGGAGVLFGTHFQDAWDDLVQEGLISSEKRDNFNIPLYAPSLEDFKEVVEENGSFVINKLEVFKGGSPLVLDNPDDANEVGRALANSCRTVCGVLVDAHIGDNLGEELFLRVERRGAFHAEELLSELQFFHVVASLSLIE, from the exons ATGGCTATGGCTTCTGTGGAAAAAAATACTGTTGAGTCCAACTTGGAGAAGTTGTTTAGCATGAAAAGTGGCAAAGGAGAGGCCAGCTATGCTAACAATTCTCAAGCACAG GCCATACATGCCAAATCCATGATTCACTTTTTGAGAGAAACCCTAGATCAAGTGAAGCTTGGTAATGGTGAAGACAAGGCTTTTGTGGTAGCTGATTTGGGGTGTTCATCCGGAAGCAACACCATTAATATGATGAATGTGATCATAAATCACATCATTCAGCGTTATGAGGCTATAGGTTGCAATCCACCTGAATTCTCTGCCTTTTTCTCTGATCTACCAAGCAATGACTTCAACAGTCTCTTTCAGCTTCTTCCTCCAATTGCAGAGGGTGTTAGCATGGAAGAATGTTTGGCCACCGAGAAGGAAAGGTCTTACTTTGTCGCCGGTGTTCCCGGTTCGTTTTACCGGAGGCTTTTTCCGGCAAGGACAGTTGATGTTTTTCACTCTGCCTTCTCTTTGCATTGGTTATCCAag ATACCAGATTGTGTAGTGGATGAGAGTTCCATTGAATAcaacaaagggaaggtgtttatCCATGGAGCTAATGAGGCCACAGCCAATGCCTACAAGGAACAATTCAAAGCAGATTTGGCAAATTTCTTGAGTGCAAGGTCAGTGGAAATGAAGAAAGAGGGGTCCATGTTTTTGGTTTGCTTAGGAAGAACTTCAGAGGACCCTACAGAACAAGGTGGGGCTGGTGTTCTTTTTGGGACACATTTTCAGGATGCTTGGGATGATCTTGTCCAAGAG GGGTTAATTAGCTCTGAAAAAAGAGACAATTTTAACATTCCACTTTATGCACCAAGTTTGGAAGACTTCAAGGAAGTGGTTGAAGAAAATGGTTCATTTGTGATAAACAAGCTTGAGGTATTCAAAGGTGGAAGTCCCCTTGTTTTGGACAATCCAGATGATGCTAATGAAGTAGGCAGGGCTCTAGCCAACAGCTGTAGGACTGTGTGTGGAGTCCTTGTTGATGCTCACATTGGCGACAACTTAGGCGAGGAGCTCTTCCTTAGAGTTGAGCGTCGGGGTGCATTTCACGCCGAGGAGCTTCTAAGTGAACTTCAATTCTTTCATGTTGTTGCGTCGCTTTCTCTTATTGAATGA
- the LOC131615772 gene encoding protein HOMOLOG OF MAMMALIAN LYST-INTERACTING PROTEIN 5, with product MANENEPAKLLLPYLQRADELQKHEPLVAYYCRLYAMERGLKIPQSDRTKTTNSLLVSLMKQLEKDKKSIQLGPEDNLYLEGFALNVFGKADKQDRAGRADISTAKTFYAASIFFEILNQFGPVQPDLEQKQKYAAWKAADIRKALKEGRKPVAGPPAGDEDLSVPSSSPSIRYDPGATETSAFSAGSESDSTRSYHNSGNFQNMPSLHPAPKFNNTVNDQNSTNIPPSLQFHDRVDDNKHSSTVSPPSHSYTPGVYPSQDFHPPPSSQDYHHPPPSSQDYHHPPPSQDYHHPPPSQDYHPPPPSQDYRPPPPSQEYHPPPPSQDYQPPPSQDYQPPPPSQDYHHPPPARSDSSYSEPYNHQQYSQDQSQNLGPNYPSHETPSAYTLPHFQSYPSFSESTLPSVPVNQTYYQGPDASYSSQSAPLATNHSLNSQNSLGSRNGSVLEPKSTTQTYQYDCNYQPAPERIAEAHKAARFAVGALAFDDVSIAVDYLKKSLELLTNPSVGQKDFS from the exons ATGGCGAACGAGAACGAACCCGCGAAACTCCTGTTACCGTACCTTCAACGCGCCGATGAATTGCAGAAACACGAACCTCTCGTCGCTTATTACT GTCGATTATATGCGATGGAGCGTGGATTGAAGATTCCGCAAAGTGATCGCACCAAAACCACTAATTCTCTTCTTGTTTCACTCATGAAACAGCTCGAAAAG GATAAAAAGTCAATCCAGCTGGGGCCTGAAGATAATTTATATCTTGAGGGATTTGCTTTGAATGTGTTTGGAAAAGCAGATAAGCAAGATCGTGCTGGAAGAGCAGATAT AAGCACGGCAAAAACATTTTACGCTGCTAGCATCTTTTTTGAGATTCTTAATCAATTTGGACCAGTTCAGCCCGAT CTGGAGCAGAAGCAGAAGTATGCAGCATGGAAAGCAGCTGATATAAGAaaggctttgaaagaaggaaggaagCCCGTGGCTGGTCCACCTGCTGGCGACGAGGACCTGTCTGTTCCATCGAGTTCTCCTAGTATTAGATAT GATCCTGGGGCTACCGAAACATCTGCTTTCAGTGCTGGATCAGAATCTGATTCAACACGTAGTTATCATAACTCGGGCAACTTCCAGAATATGCCGAGCCTTCATCCTGCACCTAAATTCAATAATACTGTTAATGATCAGAATTCTACAAACATTCCACCATCTTTGCAGTTTCATGATAGGGTAGATGATAATAAACATTCTTCAACTGTTTCTCCACCATCTCACTCTTATACACCTGGAGTTTATCCTTCTCAAGACTTCCATCCACCTCCATCTTCCCAGGATTATCATCATCCACCTCCATCTTCCCAAGATTATCATCATCCACCTCCATCCCAGGATTATCATCATCCACCTCCTTCCCAAGATTACCATCCTCCACCACCTTCCCAAGATTACCGTCCTCCTCCACCTTCTCAGGAGTACCATCCTCCTCCACCTTCCCAAGATTATCAACCTCCACCTTCCCAAGATTATCAACCTCCTCCACCTTCCCAAGATTACCATCATCCTCCACCTGCTAGATCTGACAGTTCTTATTCTGAGCCCTACAACCACCAGCAATACTCTCAAGATCAGTCGCAGAATTTAGGTCCTAATTACCCTTCTCATGAAACTCCCTCGGCATACACTCTTCCCCATTTTCAATCTTATCCAAGTTTTTCGGAAAGCACCCTACCATCGGTACCAGTAAACCAGACTTATTATCAAGGGCCTGATGCTTCATATTCTTCCCAGTCAGCTCCTCTAGCTACAAACCATTCATTAAATTCACAAAATAGTCTCGGCAGCAGAAATGGATCTGTCTTGGAGCCAAAGTCAACAACTCAGACATACCAGTATGACTGTAATTACCAGCCAGCACCTGAAAGAATAGCAGAGGCACACAAAGCTGCAAGATTTGCTGTTGGGGCACTGGCATTCGATGACGTCTCAATTGCAGTAGACTACTTGAAGAAATCACTTGAGTTGCTGACAAATCCATCAGTTGGCCAGAAAGATTTTAGTTAA
- the LOC131615774 gene encoding 65-kDa microtubule-associated protein 1-like codes for MAVTEAQNPLIGENTCGSLLKKLQEIWDEVGESDEERDKMLLQLEQECLDVYKRKVEHATKSRAQLLQSLSDAKLELSTLLSALGEKSFAGIPDNTSGTIKEQLAAIAPVLEQLWEQKEERIKDFSDVQSQIQTICGEITGSLNRNDVPAVDESDLSVKKFEEYQSELQELQKEKSDRLQKVFELVSTVHDLCAVLGMDFFSTVTEVHPSLNDSTGVQSKSISNDTLARLANTVLTLKEDKKQRLHKLQELASQLIDLWNLMDTPQEERKLFDHVTCNISASVDEVTIPGSLALDLIEQAEVEVERLDQLKASRMKEIAFKKQSELEEIFAHAHIEIDSDVAREKIMALIDSGDIEPTELLADMDNQIAKAKEEALSRKDILDKVEKWMSACEEESWLEDYNRDENRYNASRGAHLNLKRAEKARILVNKIPALVETLVAKTRAWEETHDMSFTYDGVPLLAMLDEYAMLRHEREEEKRRMRDQKKFQDLQITEPEAPFGSKPSPARPVSAKKGGGPRVNGGANGTPSRRLSLNAHQNGSRSIAKDGKRDNRPAAPVNYVAMSKEDAASHVSGTEPIPASP; via the exons ATGGCTGTAACTGAAGCTCAAAACCCTCTTATTGGAGAAAACACATGTGGTTCTTTGTTGAAGAAACTGCAG GAAATATGGGACGAGGTTGGTGAAAGTGATGAGGAAAGGGACAAGATGCTTCTTCAGTTAGAGCAAGAGTGCTTGGATGTGTACAAGAGAAAGGTTGAGCATGCTACAAAGTCGAGAGCACAGCTACTTCAATCCTTGTCTGATGCTAAGCTTGAGCTTTCTACTCTTCTATCAGCTCTTGGAGAAAAGAGCTTTGCTGGAATT CCTGATAATACTTCTGGAACTATCAAGGAACAGCTTGCAGCTATAGCACCAGTTCTTGAACAGTTATGGGAACAGAAGGAAGAAAGAATCAAGGATTTCTCAGATGTACAGTCACAGATACAAACAATATGCGGAGAGATAACCGGGAGCTTGAACCGTAATGATGTACCTGCAGTTGATGAGTCTGACCTGTCCGTAAAGAAGTTTGAGGAATATCAATCTGagcttcaagaacttcaaaaggaaAAG AGTGACAGATTGCAAAAGGTTTTTGAATTGGTGAGTACTGTGCATGATCTTTGTGCTGTCCTTGGTATGGACTTCTTCAGTACTGTAACTGAGGTTCATCCAAGCCTGAATGATTCAACTGGTGTTCAATCCAAAAGTATAAGCAATGACACCCTAGCTAGGCTCGCAAACACAGTCTTAACGCTGAAAGAAGATAAAAAGCAGAGGCTGCACAAG CTCCAAGAATTAGCTTCTCAGTTAATTGATCTATGGAATCTAATGGATACTCCTCAAGAGGAAAGGAAACTGTTTGACCATGTTACCTGTAACATCTCAGCTTCCGTTGATGAAGTCACTATTCCTGGTTCCCTTGCCCTGGATCTGATTGAGCAG GCTGAAGTGGAAGTAGAGAGACTCGACCAGCTTAAAGCAAGCAGGATGAAGGAAATTGCTTTCAAGAAACAATCAGAACTCGAAGAGATATTTGCCCATGCTCATATAGAAATAGACTCCGATGTTGCAAGGGAGAAGATCATGGCATTGATTGATTCTGGAGACATTGAACCAACCGAATTACTGGCTGACATGGACAATCAAATAGCAAAAGCGAAAGAAGAAGCATTAAGCCGAAAAGATATATTGGACAAGGTTGAGAAATGGATGTCAGCATGTGAAGAAGAGAGCTGGCTTGAGGACTATAATCGG GACGAGAACAGATATAATGCAAGCAGAGGTGCACACTTAAACCTCAAACGAGCAGAGAAAGCTCGGATATTGGTAAATAAAATTCCTG CTTTGGTCGAGACATTGGTTGCTAAAACACGTGCTTGGGAAGAGACTCATGATATGTCATTCACATATGATGGCGTTCCTCTTCTAGCCATGTTAGATGAGTATGCCATGCTTAGGCATGAACGGGAAGAAGAAAAACGAAGAATGAGG GACCAGAAGAAATTTCAGGATCTGCAAATCACAGAACCAGAAGCCCCATTTGGTTCAAAACCCAGTCCTGCTAGGCCAGTTAGCGCTAAGAAGGGAGGTGGCCCTCGTGTTAATGGAGGAGCCAACGGTACTCCTAGCCGACGGTTATCGCTTAATGCTCATCAAAATGGAAGCAGGTCCATAGCAAAAGATGGAAAAAGGGATAATAGACCTGCTGCTCCTGTGAATTATGTGGCTATGTCAAAAGAAGATGCTGCATCCCATGTTTCTGGTACTGAACCCATCCCAGCATCACCCTAA